Genomic DNA from Alkalihalobacterium alkalinitrilicum:
CTTTAGAACTGATAAATTTCTCCATACTTTTTACGTAAGTAATTCACAAGGTAACTAGAATTTATGCCTTCACCAGTAATATCCTTTAATATTTCAACCGGTTTTTTCATTTTACCATACTGATGAACATTTTTAGTTAACCATTCCTTGATCGGTTCAATGTTATTCCTAGCTAAAAGATCACTGTAATTAGGAAGATCTTTATCCATCGCAGCTTTCATTTGTGCTGAATAAATATATCCTAATGCATAGGAAGGGAAATAACCAAATGCCCCACCAGACCAATGAACATCCTGTAAAACTCCTTCTGCATCATTAGAAGGACATACACCTAAATATTCTTCCATCTTTTCGTTCCAAATGTGTGGGAGGTCCTTAACTTCTATTTCATCACTAAATAATCCTTTTTCAATTTCATATCGAACGATAACATGAAGCGCGTATGTCATTTCATCTGCTTCGATTCTAATAAGCGATGGGCCCGCGACATTAATTGCCTTATAAAAATCTTCTAAAGTAACGTTATCAAATTGTCCATTTGAATATTTTTGCAATAACGGATAATTTGCTTTCCAGAAAGAAGGATGGCGCCCAATCATGTTTTCAAAAAATAAAGACTGCGATTCGTGAATTCCCATCGAAGTTCCATCACATAGAGGAGTACCAACTAAATCTTTTGAAATGTTTTGTTCATATACTGCATGGCCGCATTCATGAATAGTTCCAAAAATCGCCGTACGGAAATCTTTTTCGTCGTACTTTGTTGTAACACGAACATCATTTGAATTTAAGCTAATCGCAAAAGGATGAACGGTTTCATCTAGGCGACCAGAATCAAAATCATAGCCTAAGTTTTTAAGAATTTCTAAGCTTAATTGACGTTGTTTTTCTTTCGGAAATTGTTCAAACA
This window encodes:
- a CDS encoding carboxypeptidase M32, translated to MSKGHKEMEKDFLEYVKKMENFSEARSLMFWDLRTGAPRKGVEQRSEVIGMLSTEIFNMSTSGQMKEYIDALSESSDVTEITKKTIEECKKNYDRNKKIPEKEYKEYVILESKSEAVWEQAKEKSDFAMFHPYLEKIVDTKKRFLEYWGYEGHKYNTLLDDYEPGITVEILDDVFGNLRKELVPLVQAVKDSSHQPKTDFLFEQFPKEKQRQLSLEILKNLGYDFDSGRLDETVHPFAISLNSNDVRVTTKYDEKDFRTAIFGTIHECGHAVYEQNISKDLVGTPLCDGTSMGIHESQSLFFENMIGRHPSFWKANYPLLQKYSNGQFDNVTLEDFYKAINVAGPSLIRIEADEMTYALHVIVRYEIEKGLFSDEIEVKDLPHIWNEKMEEYLGVCPSNDAEGVLQDVHWSGGAFGYFPSYALGYIYSAQMKAAMDKDLPNYSDLLARNNIEPIKEWLTKNVHQYGKMKKPVEILKDITGEGINSSYLVNYLRKKYGEIYQF